The proteins below are encoded in one region of Bremerella sp. P1:
- a CDS encoding mercuric reductase, producing the protein MAPQDRPQPLPDAIIPRLPQTSPDDEANRRLVDNVHPPGWKPPKPAGRYNLVVIGAGTAGLVAAAGAAGLGAKVALIERDLMGGDCLNVGCVPSKGIISAARMVLHQRRSREFGVNTSQNGPTDFAEVMQRMRSLRADISPNDSAERFQKLGVDVYFGQAQFVDAQTIEVDGTRLNFKKAVIATGARAAVPDIPGLDQVNYLTNESVFSLTQLPPRLGVVGSGPIGCELAQAFSLLGSQVTLLGRAPHVLHKEDADASAIVARAMQRDGVTVQNGISDLRLASGDGIQLNWNGSSQHAVVDQLLIATGRQPNVEHLNLEAVGVDYDAKGVKVNDRLQTTNKNIFAAGDICSPYQFTHAADFMARAVIQNALFFGRKRWTDLVIPWCTYTSPEIAHVGLSEHRAKEAGRPIDTYIQHFSENDRALLVGETEGFVKVHVKQGTDKIVVATIVAPSAGEMISEITLAMTHGLGLSKIGSTIHPYPTQAEAIRKLGDQYNRTRLTPFVKALFQRWLNWSR; encoded by the coding sequence ATGGCTCCCCAGGACAGGCCGCAACCACTTCCCGACGCCATCATCCCCAGGCTGCCGCAGACAAGTCCTGACGATGAAGCGAATCGCCGCCTTGTCGACAACGTCCATCCGCCCGGCTGGAAGCCACCCAAGCCTGCGGGTCGATACAACCTGGTTGTCATCGGTGCCGGTACGGCTGGCCTGGTCGCGGCGGCCGGTGCCGCAGGCCTCGGCGCGAAAGTCGCGCTGATCGAACGCGACCTGATGGGAGGCGATTGTCTGAACGTGGGGTGCGTTCCCTCGAAAGGAATCATCAGCGCTGCCCGGATGGTTTTGCATCAGCGGCGCAGCCGCGAGTTCGGTGTGAACACGTCCCAAAATGGACCCACTGATTTCGCCGAGGTCATGCAGCGTATGCGTTCGCTACGAGCCGACATCAGCCCCAACGATTCGGCCGAGCGGTTCCAGAAGTTGGGCGTCGATGTCTATTTCGGCCAGGCCCAGTTTGTTGACGCGCAGACGATTGAAGTCGATGGGACGCGTCTCAACTTCAAGAAAGCCGTCATCGCGACCGGTGCTCGGGCCGCCGTCCCGGACATCCCTGGCCTCGACCAGGTAAACTACCTGACCAACGAAAGTGTCTTCTCACTGACCCAGCTACCACCACGACTGGGCGTGGTGGGCTCAGGGCCGATCGGCTGTGAACTGGCCCAAGCGTTTTCGCTACTCGGCTCTCAGGTCACTTTGCTCGGGCGTGCACCCCACGTCCTACACAAGGAAGACGCAGACGCCAGCGCGATCGTTGCCCGGGCCATGCAGCGCGATGGGGTTACTGTGCAAAACGGAATCTCCGATCTCCGGCTCGCGTCCGGCGACGGCATTCAATTGAATTGGAACGGCAGCAGCCAACACGCGGTCGTCGATCAACTTCTGATTGCGACCGGACGTCAACCGAACGTCGAGCACTTGAACCTGGAAGCCGTCGGGGTCGACTACGACGCCAAGGGAGTCAAGGTGAACGACCGTCTGCAAACGACCAACAAGAACATCTTCGCCGCTGGCGACATTTGCTCACCTTACCAATTCACCCACGCGGCCGATTTCATGGCCCGAGCCGTCATTCAAAATGCCCTCTTCTTCGGACGCAAGCGCTGGACCGACCTGGTGATTCCGTGGTGTACCTATACCTCACCCGAAATCGCCCACGTCGGTTTGAGCGAGCACCGAGCAAAAGAAGCAGGGCGGCCTATCGACACGTACATTCAGCATTTCTCCGAGAACGATCGAGCCCTGCTCGTGGGCGAGACCGAAGGCTTTGTCAAAGTCCATGTTAAACAGGGGACCGACAAGATCGTGGTGGCGACGATCGTCGCTCCCAGCGCCGGGGAAATGATTTCCGAGATCACCCTCGCCATGACCCACGGCCTGGGGCTTAGCAAAATCGGCAGCACGATTCACCCGTATCCCACCCAGGCCGAGGCGATCCGCAAGCTGGGAGATCAATACAATCGCACGCGATTAACTCCTTTTGTGAAGGCCCTTTTTCAGCGTTGGTTAAACTGGTCACGGTAA
- a CDS encoding TVP38/TMEM64 family protein has product MNAHLGSDSEASTDAIATWLLRVRWMAVLIGVICLVVLVRSLPTQDLLASIESWISSLGVWGPVVLTLAYIVATVLFVPGTILTLVAGAIYGLGVGMVIVSIGSTIGAALCFLIARYAARERVAHWAERYPLFAAIDSAMGEGGWKIVALLRLSPAIPFNVQNYLYGLTPIRFWPYVLASWLAMLPGTFLYVYLGHITGAALGQDRDRTPAEWVFLAIGLAATVIVSVYIARLARRKIRSQVVDEIDSPATRQPEVSETKEPLPRYVGRTILLVAFALVLVLLAANSHLIEAWLNTHPREAL; this is encoded by the coding sequence ATGAACGCGCATCTCGGCTCAGATTCCGAAGCTTCCACCGACGCGATCGCTACATGGCTGTTGCGTGTCCGCTGGATGGCCGTTCTGATCGGGGTGATCTGCCTGGTGGTGCTGGTCCGCAGTTTACCGACGCAGGACCTATTGGCATCCATCGAGTCGTGGATTTCATCACTCGGGGTATGGGGACCGGTCGTCCTGACGCTGGCCTATATTGTGGCCACGGTGCTGTTTGTGCCAGGCACCATTCTTACGCTCGTCGCCGGGGCCATTTATGGTCTGGGCGTTGGCATGGTGATTGTCTCGATTGGTTCGACAATCGGGGCGGCGCTGTGCTTTCTGATCGCTCGTTACGCGGCCCGCGAGCGTGTTGCCCATTGGGCGGAGCGTTATCCACTGTTCGCGGCAATCGATAGTGCCATGGGGGAAGGTGGCTGGAAGATTGTGGCCTTGCTGCGTTTATCGCCAGCGATTCCCTTCAACGTGCAGAACTATCTGTACGGACTGACTCCCATTCGATTCTGGCCGTATGTCCTTGCAAGTTGGCTGGCCATGTTGCCGGGCACGTTTCTTTACGTTTACTTAGGACATATCACCGGTGCGGCGTTAGGCCAAGATCGCGATCGCACGCCAGCGGAGTGGGTCTTCCTGGCCATCGGCCTGGCAGCCACCGTAATTGTCAGTGTCTACATCGCCCGACTGGCGCGCCGTAAAATTCGCAGTCAGGTTGTGGATGAGATCGACTCCCCGGCAACCCGCCAGCCAGAAGTCAGCGAAACCAAAGAGCCGCTTCCCAGGTATGTAGGTCGTACGATCCTGCTGGTCGCTTTCGCATTGGTTTTAGTGCTGCTGGCAGCGAACTCACACTTGATCGAGGCCTGGCTCAACACGCATCCTCGCGAAGCATTGTAA
- a CDS encoding ABC transporter permease — translation MLKFFPLILKTLWRHRARTALTCLGAAIALFVFCFVGAVQEGMDDLQTRQAAKGSLIVFQANKFCPATSHLPQDYQQQIQKMPGVDDVIPIQVFTNNCRASLDVIVFYGLPPEKIRKARDFQLKAGSWSEFEEHQDAAVVGSAVASRRGIGVGDKFSIGDLTVQVAGVFTSSDPAEENYIYSHLEFLQRSKGMNLVGTVTQHEVLLKPGTDQLAVCEMIDDKFRGGSVETDTRPKGVFQAKSLGDLTQLVAMSKYLGYACVIIVLSLVSTTTVMSVQDRIKEHAVLQTLGFTGRTVFTLVLSESIILSVIGGVLGIVLAVVTLEFSSLSVSAEAVSVAFLPSLRLILVSLVVALVTGLAAGIWPAWQAARVDILGALRAS, via the coding sequence ATGCTTAAGTTCTTTCCATTGATCCTCAAGACACTGTGGAGACATCGCGCCCGAACGGCATTGACCTGCCTGGGTGCCGCGATCGCGCTCTTCGTCTTCTGCTTTGTGGGTGCCGTCCAGGAAGGCATGGACGACCTTCAAACAAGACAGGCAGCCAAGGGTTCGTTGATTGTCTTCCAGGCCAACAAGTTTTGTCCGGCCACGAGTCACTTGCCGCAAGACTATCAGCAGCAAATCCAAAAGATGCCTGGCGTCGACGACGTGATCCCGATTCAAGTGTTCACCAACAATTGTCGAGCCAGCCTGGACGTGATCGTCTTTTATGGCCTTCCGCCTGAAAAGATTCGCAAGGCGCGCGACTTTCAGTTGAAAGCGGGAAGCTGGAGCGAGTTTGAAGAACACCAGGACGCGGCCGTCGTAGGCAGTGCCGTGGCATCACGCCGAGGAATCGGCGTGGGCGATAAGTTTTCAATCGGCGATCTGACTGTGCAGGTAGCTGGGGTCTTTACCTCGTCGGACCCAGCCGAGGAAAACTACATCTATTCCCACCTCGAGTTTCTGCAGCGTAGCAAAGGGATGAACCTGGTTGGTACCGTTACCCAGCACGAAGTGCTGCTGAAACCAGGCACCGATCAACTGGCCGTCTGCGAGATGATTGACGACAAGTTCCGTGGAGGCTCGGTGGAAACCGACACGCGGCCCAAAGGGGTTTTCCAAGCCAAGAGCCTGGGAGATCTGACGCAATTGGTCGCCATGTCGAAGTACCTCGGTTATGCGTGCGTCATCATCGTGCTCTCGCTGGTCTCGACCACGACGGTGATGTCGGTTCAGGACCGCATCAAGGAACACGCTGTCTTGCAGACACTCGGTTTCACCGGGCGGACCGTCTTCACCCTGGTTCTTTCCGAGAGCATCATCCTGAGCGTGATCGGTGGCGTGCTGGGTATTGTCCTTGCCGTTGTCACACTCGAATTCAGCAGCCTGTCCGTATCCGCCGAGGCAGTCAGCGTTGCCTTCCTGCCTTCGCTTCGACTGATTCTCGTTTCGCTGGTCGTCGCACTCGTGACAGGGCTTGCCGCAGGAATCTGGCCCGCATGGCAAGCCGCACGTGTCGATATCCTCGGAGCCCTGCGTGCTTCTTAG
- the arsS gene encoding arsenosugar biosynthesis radical SAM (seleno)protein ArsS (Some members of this family are selenoproteins.) has product MQLSLVRRQSTLAKAQAQREILQGNQVAQLPQFEDLLRQHALPVLEAAGIEVLQINVGKLCNQTCTHCHVDAGPDRRESMSRETAEAIISALQKFEIPTLDITGGAPEMNPNFRWLVEQAYALDRRVIDRCNLTILVANGYRDLPQFLADHGVEVVASLPCYLEDNCDRQRGDGVFQRSIEALRILNQLGYGRADSGLRLTLVYNPVGPSLPPNQAELEEAYRRELKARYDIVFNQLHTITNLPISRFLDDLLQADKYEAYMRKLVDSFNPQTVPHVMCRTTLSVDWLGNLYDCDFNQMLELPVTTQHRRIEDLDWDTIARRTIATGRHCYGCTAGNGSSCQGAVLS; this is encoded by the coding sequence ATGCAACTGTCACTTGTCAGACGTCAAAGCACATTGGCCAAAGCTCAGGCCCAGCGCGAAATCCTGCAAGGCAATCAGGTCGCCCAGCTTCCTCAATTCGAGGACTTGCTGCGTCAGCACGCCTTGCCGGTGCTTGAGGCCGCAGGCATTGAAGTCTTGCAGATCAATGTCGGCAAGCTCTGCAATCAAACGTGCACGCACTGCCATGTCGATGCCGGGCCGGATCGCCGCGAGAGCATGTCACGCGAGACGGCCGAGGCGATCATCTCGGCGCTTCAGAAGTTCGAGATCCCCACGCTCGACATCACCGGCGGCGCTCCCGAGATGAACCCCAACTTCCGCTGGCTTGTGGAGCAAGCCTATGCCCTCGATCGACGCGTCATCGATCGCTGCAATTTGACGATCCTGGTTGCCAACGGCTATCGCGACCTGCCCCAGTTTTTGGCGGATCATGGCGTCGAGGTCGTCGCGTCCTTGCCCTGTTACCTGGAAGACAACTGCGACCGTCAACGAGGCGATGGCGTCTTCCAGCGTTCGATCGAAGCGCTGCGCATCCTCAACCAACTCGGCTATGGCCGGGCTGATAGTGGCCTGCGGCTCACCTTGGTTTACAACCCGGTCGGCCCATCCTTGCCACCCAATCAAGCGGAACTCGAAGAGGCCTATCGCCGCGAACTGAAGGCCCGCTACGACATCGTTTTCAATCAACTCCACACGATCACCAACCTGCCGATCAGTCGTTTTCTGGACGACCTGCTGCAAGCCGACAAGTACGAAGCCTACATGCGGAAACTGGTCGACAGCTTCAATCCGCAAACGGTGCCGCATGTCATGTGCCGGACGACCCTCTCGGTCGACTGGCTCGGCAATCTCTACGATTGCGACTTCAACCAGATGCTCGAACTGCCAGTGACCACCCAGCACCGCCGGATTGAAGATTTGGATTGGGACACGATCGCCCGGCGGACCATCGCCACCGGCAGGCACTGCTATGGGTGCACGGCCGGAAACGGCTCGAGCTGCCAAGGTGCGGTTCTGTCATGA
- a CDS encoding ABC transporter ATP-binding protein produces MALVEVSHVTKQYHKGDETITPLDDVSLEIERGEFLSLMGASGTGKSTLLNLIATIDRPNSGSIVVNGTDLTRLSRTKLAKWRAAHLGYVFQTHNLVPVLTAYENIELPLLLLPMSRAERRQRVKIALEAVDLIDRAGHYPRQLSGGQEQRVGIARAIVNHPLVVVADEPTGDLDPETSEQILHLLGRLNRELGVTLLMVTHDREAALVAHRQFQLDRGKLVETTNREVEHA; encoded by the coding sequence ATGGCCTTGGTTGAAGTCAGCCACGTTACCAAGCAGTACCACAAAGGCGACGAGACGATCACGCCGCTGGATGACGTCTCACTGGAGATCGAGCGTGGTGAGTTCCTGTCCCTGATGGGAGCCAGCGGTACCGGCAAGAGCACCCTGTTAAACCTGATCGCCACGATCGACCGCCCCAACTCCGGCAGCATTGTGGTCAATGGAACGGACCTTACCAGGCTCTCCCGTACTAAGTTGGCCAAGTGGCGTGCCGCGCACCTTGGCTACGTGTTTCAAACCCATAACCTCGTACCGGTACTGACGGCCTACGAGAACATCGAACTTCCCTTGCTGCTGCTGCCCATGTCGCGGGCCGAACGTCGGCAACGTGTGAAGATTGCCCTGGAAGCGGTCGACCTGATCGACAGGGCAGGGCACTACCCACGGCAACTCTCAGGCGGTCAGGAACAACGCGTCGGCATTGCCCGGGCGATCGTGAATCACCCACTGGTGGTCGTGGCCGACGAACCGACTGGTGACCTCGACCCGGAAACATCGGAGCAGATCCTGCACCTGCTCGGTCGGTTGAACCGCGAACTGGGTGTCACGCTGCTGATGGTGACCCACGACCGGGAAGCTGCCTTGGTCGCCCACCGGCAGTTCCAACTCGACCGAGGCAAACTGGTCGAAACGACCAACCGCGAGGTGGAACATGCTTAA
- a CDS encoding FAD-dependent oxidoreductase translates to MQKTLLPAVVLLILAMAGHGLAQTLPEPAVAGLRYYYPPEKVEPREIETDICVYGGTSGGVVAAIQARRMGKSAVLLSFGKHVGGLTTGGLSHTDGGGADVCGGIAREFYNQIGQRNFKPSDAEDVYKKMLADAGVDVHYLAHLDKVTKDGTQITSISMEDGLVVKAKQFIDATYEGDLFARAGVSYAVGREANSVYDETYDGIRQPGTGGHNFPTAVDPYVKPGDPSSGLLPRIVADGGVPGEGDKAIQAYCFRMRLVKGKDRIPFPKPNIYDTQQYEVLARLFESGADPRMGWSIDTNNHHLFNGAYFIDFVGGNTDWPEGDWVTREKIYQDHANYQIGVMYFLTHSPRIPDEWREKFASFGLPSDEYQDTSGWTHELYIREGRRMVSDYVMTQDNCQGYKIPEDSIGLASYNMDSHHCQMVAVDGAIRNEGNVEIGVSPYPVAYRAITPKASECTNLLVPVALSSSHISFGSIRMEPVFMILGQSAATAAAQAIDDQVTVQNVKYEPLAKRLLADGQIIQYEGASKGPISPKTLKGVVVDDRDAKLSGEWEESNHIRPFVGRGYRHDQDQAKGKTTATFATKLKPGEYEVRLAYSANGNRARNLPVTIQHAGGEQKVTVNQREKPSIDDLFVSLGKFHFDEQGQVVVSNEGTNGFVIIDAVVFVPVDEN, encoded by the coding sequence ATGCAAAAGACTCTTCTGCCTGCTGTCGTCCTTTTGATTCTTGCAATGGCCGGTCACGGCCTGGCTCAAACGTTGCCGGAACCTGCGGTTGCCGGTCTGCGTTATTACTATCCGCCAGAGAAGGTGGAGCCGCGTGAAATCGAAACGGACATTTGCGTCTATGGCGGAACCAGCGGTGGTGTCGTCGCGGCGATCCAGGCACGTCGCATGGGCAAGTCGGCCGTGCTCCTTTCGTTCGGCAAGCATGTCGGTGGTTTAACGACCGGCGGCCTGAGCCATACCGACGGGGGCGGCGCGGACGTGTGCGGTGGGATCGCACGCGAGTTCTACAATCAGATCGGACAACGAAACTTCAAGCCGTCGGACGCTGAAGACGTTTACAAAAAGATGCTGGCCGACGCAGGCGTGGATGTGCATTACTTGGCGCACCTCGATAAAGTGACCAAGGACGGTACGCAGATCACATCGATCTCGATGGAAGATGGCCTGGTCGTCAAGGCCAAGCAGTTTATCGATGCGACGTATGAAGGGGACCTCTTTGCCCGAGCTGGCGTGTCGTACGCCGTGGGCCGTGAAGCCAACAGTGTCTACGACGAAACGTACGATGGTATCCGTCAGCCAGGCACCGGCGGGCACAACTTCCCAACGGCAGTCGACCCGTACGTGAAGCCAGGTGATCCATCGAGCGGATTGCTGCCGCGGATTGTTGCCGATGGCGGTGTGCCTGGCGAAGGGGACAAGGCGATCCAGGCCTATTGCTTTCGCATGCGATTGGTCAAAGGAAAGGATCGCATACCGTTTCCTAAGCCGAACATCTACGACACACAGCAGTACGAAGTGCTGGCTCGCTTGTTCGAATCAGGAGCCGATCCACGCATGGGTTGGTCGATCGATACGAACAATCACCATCTGTTCAACGGTGCCTACTTCATTGACTTCGTCGGCGGAAATACCGATTGGCCGGAAGGAGACTGGGTAACGCGTGAGAAAATCTATCAGGACCACGCGAACTACCAGATCGGTGTCATGTACTTCCTGACCCACTCGCCACGCATCCCGGACGAGTGGCGGGAGAAGTTCGCGTCGTTTGGTTTGCCCAGCGACGAGTACCAAGACACCAGCGGCTGGACGCACGAACTCTACATCCGCGAAGGTCGCCGCATGGTCAGCGACTACGTGATGACCCAGGACAACTGCCAAGGCTACAAGATCCCCGAGGATTCGATCGGGCTGGCGTCGTACAACATGGATTCGCATCACTGCCAGATGGTGGCGGTTGATGGGGCAATTCGCAACGAAGGGAATGTCGAGATCGGCGTTTCGCCTTACCCAGTCGCTTACCGAGCCATCACGCCTAAGGCGTCCGAATGCACGAACCTGTTGGTACCGGTGGCTCTTTCGTCGAGCCACATTTCGTTTGGTTCGATTCGTATGGAGCCGGTGTTCATGATTCTCGGTCAAAGCGCCGCGACGGCCGCCGCACAGGCCATCGACGACCAGGTCACCGTGCAGAACGTGAAGTACGAACCACTGGCCAAGCGATTGTTAGCCGATGGCCAGATCATCCAGTACGAAGGGGCTTCCAAGGGACCGATCAGCCCGAAGACCTTGAAGGGGGTCGTGGTCGACGATCGAGACGCCAAGCTTTCTGGCGAGTGGGAAGAATCCAATCACATTCGCCCGTTTGTCGGTCGCGGATATCGTCACGATCAAGATCAAGCCAAAGGCAAAACGACCGCAACCTTTGCCACGAAGCTGAAGCCAGGGGAGTACGAAGTCCGCCTGGCGTATTCGGCCAACGGCAACCGCGCCCGCAACTTGCCGGTGACGATTCAGCATGCGGGCGGCGAGCAAAAGGTTACCGTCAACCAGCGCGAGAAACCGAGCATCGACGACCTGTTCGTTTCGCTAGGTAAGTTTCACTTCGACGAGCAAGGCCAAGTCGTTGTCAGCAACGAAGGGACCAACGGGTTTGTGATCATCGACGCGGTCGTGTTTGTGCCGGTCGATGAAAACTAA
- a CDS encoding TIGR04283 family arsenosugar biosynthesis glycosyltransferase → MTTQLIVFTRYPEPGSTKTRLIPALGAEGAALLQRRLTSHTLDTVRAFQEQAPCAAEVQFAGRDASAMQDLFGDDITYVPQQGNDLGERLHHAIQTALHSDADRVIVIGADCLDLDAKTLAQAHQQLERHDVVLGPAEDGGYYLIGLKSPREALFQDIPWGTDAVLAKTLQKVDAAGLKRKLLPTLSDIDYPEDLVLCRQWPQLVDGILPTPVAGRLSIVIPTLNEAARLADTLQAVRSRCSKQCDLEIIVADGGSQDDTAKIARQHRAKVVACNPGRGIQMNAGAALASGETLLFLHADAQLPDRYDETIRSTLVGESIAGAFRLQIDHDTPGLRMVAHLANLRSRVLQRPYGDQGLFLRLQTFCELGGFRNWPLMEDFELVQRLRKRGRIQLADASMTVSARRWQKRGIMRTTCLNQAIVLAWRMGVSPQRLAMWYRGKPASSS, encoded by the coding sequence ATGACAACGCAGCTGATCGTCTTTACCCGCTACCCAGAACCAGGCAGCACGAAGACCCGGCTCATTCCTGCCCTGGGCGCGGAGGGGGCTGCGCTGCTCCAGCGGCGACTCACGTCGCATACCCTCGACACCGTGCGTGCCTTTCAAGAGCAGGCTCCCTGCGCGGCCGAGGTGCAGTTCGCCGGTCGCGATGCGTCCGCGATGCAGGACCTGTTCGGCGACGACATCACCTACGTACCTCAACAAGGAAACGACCTGGGAGAACGTCTGCATCATGCGATTCAAACGGCACTGCATAGCGATGCGGATCGTGTGATCGTGATCGGTGCCGATTGCCTGGATCTCGATGCGAAGACCTTGGCCCAGGCCCATCAACAGCTGGAACGCCACGACGTGGTGTTGGGTCCGGCCGAGGATGGGGGCTATTACTTGATCGGCCTAAAGTCTCCCCGAGAGGCTCTCTTTCAAGACATTCCTTGGGGAACCGATGCTGTCCTTGCCAAGACACTTCAGAAGGTGGACGCGGCGGGGCTGAAACGAAAGCTGCTGCCCACGCTTTCCGATATCGACTATCCGGAAGATCTCGTCCTCTGTCGCCAATGGCCGCAACTGGTCGACGGCATTTTACCGACGCCGGTAGCTGGTCGACTTTCAATCGTGATCCCCACGCTCAACGAGGCAGCGCGTCTGGCCGATACCTTGCAAGCAGTACGAAGCCGCTGTAGCAAGCAGTGCGACCTGGAGATCATCGTGGCCGATGGTGGCAGCCAGGATGACACCGCGAAAATCGCCCGGCAGCACCGAGCCAAGGTGGTCGCCTGCAACCCAGGCCGCGGAATCCAGATGAATGCCGGTGCGGCACTGGCCAGCGGCGAGACGCTTCTCTTCCTGCACGCCGACGCGCAGCTACCAGACCGTTACGACGAGACGATCCGCAGCACGCTGGTTGGCGAGTCGATCGCCGGGGCGTTTCGTTTGCAGATCGATCACGACACGCCTGGGCTACGAATGGTAGCCCACCTGGCTAACCTGCGTTCGCGCGTCTTGCAGCGCCCGTACGGAGATCAAGGCTTGTTTCTGCGCCTGCAGACGTTCTGCGAGCTAGGCGGCTTTCGCAACTGGCCCTTGATGGAAGACTTTGAACTGGTGCAGCGACTTCGCAAACGTGGCCGCATTCAACTGGCCGATGCCTCGATGACGGTCTCGGCCCGTCGCTGGCAGAAGCGGGGGATCATGCGCACGACCTGTTTGAATCAGGCCATCGTGCTGGCTTGGCGCATGGGCGTTTCGCCGCAGCGGTTAGCGATGTGGTATCGTGGAAAGCCTGCGTCTTCCTCCTAA
- a CDS encoding methyltransferase domain-containing protein has protein sequence MSTTPNIDSDQAVAQRYAGAAQEREAALCCPVQYDTRLLEVIPDEVIERDYGCGDPTPFVRPGDTVLDLGSGGGKLCFIAAQMVGPEGRVIGVDCNPEMLGLARRHAPTVAERIGYANVEFRNGMIQDLQLDLDQLATVLADQPASDLSSYHALRHATQRIRSERPLVENDSVDCILSNCVLNLVKLTNRRQLFAEMFRVLRIGGRVAISDIVSDETVPESLKNDPTLWSGCISGAFREDEFLAAFIDAGFHGIEIVKRQAEPWQTVEGIEFRSVTIMAYKGKQGPCLERNQAVIYRGPFSTVKDDDGHLYHRGERMAVCDKTFRLLQREPYAAMFDFVEPREPIPLDDAEPFACHRSARRHPRQTKGLDYDATTEAPGDCGEDCC, from the coding sequence ATGTCTACAACTCCAAATATCGACAGCGATCAGGCCGTGGCCCAGCGGTATGCGGGCGCCGCGCAAGAGCGTGAGGCGGCGCTCTGCTGTCCCGTACAGTACGATACCCGGCTATTGGAAGTGATCCCCGACGAAGTCATCGAGCGCGACTACGGCTGTGGCGACCCCACCCCGTTTGTGCGGCCAGGGGATACGGTGCTCGACCTGGGTAGCGGCGGAGGAAAACTCTGCTTCATCGCGGCCCAGATGGTTGGCCCCGAGGGACGCGTGATCGGTGTCGACTGCAATCCCGAGATGCTCGGTCTGGCCCGCAGACACGCCCCGACGGTGGCCGAGCGTATCGGCTATGCAAACGTCGAGTTTCGCAATGGAATGATCCAAGACTTGCAACTGGACCTCGACCAACTCGCTACCGTACTGGCCGACCAACCCGCCAGCGATCTTTCCAGCTACCATGCCCTGCGGCATGCAACGCAGCGGATTCGCAGCGAGCGGCCTTTGGTCGAAAACGACTCGGTCGACTGCATTTTATCCAACTGTGTTCTGAATCTTGTGAAGCTGACCAACCGGCGTCAGCTGTTCGCTGAAATGTTCCGCGTTTTGCGTATCGGTGGCCGTGTGGCGATCAGTGATATCGTGAGTGATGAAACCGTTCCCGAGTCGCTCAAGAACGATCCGACGCTCTGGTCAGGATGCATCAGTGGTGCGTTTCGCGAAGACGAATTCCTCGCGGCGTTTATCGACGCAGGCTTCCACGGCATCGAAATCGTCAAACGCCAGGCCGAGCCTTGGCAGACCGTCGAAGGCATCGAGTTTCGCTCGGTGACCATCATGGCCTATAAAGGCAAGCAAGGTCCTTGCCTGGAACGCAATCAAGCGGTCATCTATCGCGGCCCGTTCTCGACCGTTAAAGATGACGATGGCCACCTCTACCATCGCGGCGAGCGGATGGCCGTTTGCGACAAGACCTTTCGTCTGCTGCAGCGTGAGCCCTACGCCGCGATGTTTGACTTCGTCGAGCCTCGAGAACCGATCCCCCTGGACGATGCCGAGCCGTTTGCCTGTCACCGCAGTGCCCGGCGTCATCCGCGGCAGACGAAAGGCCTGGACTACGACGCCACCACCGAGGCGCCCGGAGATTGCGGCGAGGACTGCTGTTAG